DNA from Streptomyces rishiriensis:
GGCGAAACTGGAGACGATCACCCGGCGGGGGGCGGTGCGCATCACCTGTTCGATCGCCGGGTTCAGGTCGCGTTCGGAGGTGGTGAAACCAGGGACCTCGGCGTTGGTGGAGTCGGTGAGGAAGAGATCGACGCCTTCCTCACCGAGGCGGGCGAAGGCGCGCAGGTCGGTGATGCGATCGTCCAGCGGGAATTGGTCCATCTTGAAGTCACCGGTGTGCAGCACCAGCCCGGCCGGGGTGCGGATCGCGACCGCGAGACTGTCCGGGATGGAGTGGTTGACCGCCACGAATTCGCAGTTGAAGGGGCCGAAACCGCGACGGTCGCCTTCACGTACCCGCACCGCGCGCGGCCGGATTCCGTGCTCTTTGAGCTTGGCCTCCAGGAACGCCAGTGTCAGCTTCGAGCCCACGACCGGAATGTCGGAGCGCTCACGCAGCAGATACGGCACGCCACCGATGTGGTCCTCGTGGCCGTGGGTGAGCACCACGGCCACGATGTCGTCCAGGCGATCACGGATGGAGGTGAAGTCCGGCAGGATCACGTCCACGCCGGGCTGGGTCTCTTCGGGGAACAGCACGCCGCAGTCGACGATGAGCAGCTTGCCGGCGTGCTCGAAGACGGTCATGTTGCGGCCGATCTCACCGAGGCCGCCCAGGGCGACGACCCTCAGCCCTCCTTCGGGCAGGGGAGGGGCGGCTTTCAGTTCAGGATGCGGATGACTCATATTCCGACGTTACCGGAGAGGCTGCCGAGTTGATCCACTGGCTGCCCGACCAGCCGGTTCGACCGGAATGTCCCGACGGTCCACGCCTCGCACGGAAGCACACGCTACAGGAGCACAGAACGTGGACGATGCCGCGCGACGCGCCCCGGTCATCCGCGCCACCGCGACCGCACGCCACCGGCACGCACGCCACCGCGACACGCGCGCCACCGGGCAGCGCGAGGGTCCGCACCGGGCTACCGCGTGCCGTCCGTCGGCAGGCGGTCCGGCAGCCCGAGCCGCGGGAACCACCGAAAGTCGGCGGCGCAGTGGTCCTCGATGAGGAAGACGCATCCGTTGGTCGAACCGCGAACGATTCGGTCGGCGTCGCGCGGTGTGCGCGATGGCGCAGGACGACGCAGGTGGACGGTCACGCGGGGCACACTTTGAAAGAACTCAGGCGTCGCTGTCGATCCAGCCAGGTCCCGTTCGACATCCTGATGTAGGACGCATCGCCACACGGGGAGGCGACAGGACCTGATGAGGGAACACATGGATCAGCTGCTGCGCGTGCAGAACTTCACCATCTCGAGCGACGGCATCGCCGCCGGCGAGGACCAGAGTCTCGAGCGGCCCTTCGGCCACCACATCGATCCGGGAAAGCTCTTCGCCTGGGCCGGCGCCACGGCGAGCTGGCCCAACCGCACCGAGGCCGGGGGAAGCCGGGGCATCGACGACTACTTCACCCGGGACTTCAGCCACAACATCGGCGCCGAGATCATGGGCCGCAACAAGTTCGGGCCCCAGCGCGGCCCGTGGCGCGACGACGAGTGGCGCGGCTGGTGGGGTGACGAGCCGCCCTTTCATACGCCGGTGTTCGTCATGACCCACCACAAGCGTCCATCGTTCACGCTCTCCGACACCACGTTCCATTTCGTGGACGGCGACCCCGCCGCCGTTCTCGCGCAGGCGCGGGAGGCCGCGCAGGGCAAGGACGTCCGGCTCGGCGGCGGCGTGACCACCATCCGGGAGTTCCTCGACGCCGACCTCGTCGACACCATGCACGTGGCCGTCTCACCGGTGAAGCTCGAATTCGGACTACGCCTCTGGGACTCGCCCGAAGAACTGCTGAACCGGTTCCACATGGAGGTCGTGCCCAGCCCGAGCGGCGTGACGCATCACCTCTTCTGGCGCAAGTGACAAGGCGGACCACGCGGAAACCTCAGCACGGCCGTTCGACATCGGTTCCGAGCAGACCCACCGGGCGGGAGCCCCGGTGGGTCAGCTCGCCGCGCCGAACGGGCACCTGACCTCGGCGACGCGGGAACGGCTCGGTGGCATCGCGCTTCCCCGGTTGGGCCTTGTCTCTCCCGCGCGCAGCCTCGGCTTCGGATGAGAGTGAACCGACACGACGCGAAGACGTCGTCGATGCCCTGGACGTCGGACCGGCGCAGGCTCGGACGACGGCCGCGCTGTCAGTCTGCTGAAGTATCCTGCCCGCCACCGCACACCGACCGTGAGGACCAAGAGATTGACCGGCCTGTCTGCCTTCCCGCTGCCCTTCCGTGCTTCCCGTTCCATATCGTTCGCAACACCCAGAACACTGCGGGAACTTCAGATGATGCAGTGCAGCTCACACATTCGGGCGAAGCCGGGATGGTTCGACAAGATGAGAGATGCCGACATCGTCGCCAGGTGGACGCAGGAAGCGGTCGCCCAGGGCCTCACCGAAGCACAGGTTCGTTACGTGCTCGCCGAACTCCTCCATTACGCCGAACTGCGGGACGGACGAACCGGCATCGAGGTGTCCGCGGTCGACGGGGTGTGGCAGTCGGACCTCCTGGTCGACGACAAGCTCAGATCCCGGCTGCGAGAGGCGGTCCGGGTATTGGAACAGGTCCCCGAAGCCGAGAAGGACTGGCATCCCGGATCCGGTGGCCAGGTACTGGATCTGGTCCATCCCTCACTGTTCTGCCTGGTGAGAGGGGTGAGCGTTGCGCCCGAGGAGGCTTGGCAGAACCCGACGGACCGTTACTCGAGGTATGAATTCTCGGAGAAATTCCAGTGGCTGCCCACGGACGTCGACGTCAGTGACGACGGCGATGTCACCTTCCGTTCGTACGTCAACAACGTCCACCCCGAAGCTCATCGCGAACTGGCCTCCGTCCTGCCGGACCTGTTCGCGTGCGTGCGCCCGCTGCTGGAGAACGTGCTCACCGATCTGCGTCATCCGCGGCCTCTGCGGATCGAGGCCGATCCATTCGGGTGGTACGACTCGGAGCCGGAGTATCCGGAAAAGTCCTCCTACAGTGACGACGGGGCCCACGCGGAAGCGCTCCGTGCATGGGAAGAGGCCCAGGACGACTGGTGGGAGAACCGGAGTCCGGTCGTCCCGGACGCCCCGGCCTTCACCCCGCCGGAGTCGCCCGGTGAATCCGCCCGAGTCGATCTGCGCGGCCGCCGTCTCCAGGTCATCGTCAAGCTCGCCACTATTCATCTCACACCGGACAAGCCTGAGTACCCCGGCGGTTCCTGGCATGTCGAGGGGATGATGAACGAGCGGATCGTTTCGACCTGCATTTACTACTGGGACAGCGAGAACATCACCGAAAGCCGGCTGAGCTTCCGGGCGGCACTCGACGACCCGAACTACGAACAGAACGACGACAACGGTCTGCGTGAGGTCTACGGCCTGGAAGACGAAGACGCGCTGAACCAGATGCTGGGATCGGCATCGACCCCAGCGGGCCGCTGCCTGGCGTTCCCGAACATCCTGCAACACCGCGTCGGTTCATTCCGCCTCACGGACCCGGCTCGCCCGGGGCATCGCAAGATTCTCGCGTTCTTCCTGGTAGATCCGTCGGAAAAGATCGTCTCGACATCCGATGTGCCACCGCAACAACCATGGTCCGACACCTCGACCATGACGCTTGAACAGGCCAAGGAACACCGCGACCAACTCATGCAGGAACGCAAATTCTTCGTCGACGAGCACAACGATCAGCTCTACGAACGAGAATTCTCCCTCTGCGAGCACTGAACTCCTTCTGTTCCCCACACGCGCAGGTCAGACGGGTGTGGACGCTGGGCCGTCCGGCGGTGCGGGGCTGCGCGCCTCGGCGACCGGCCGGTGTCCGTGCCGTACGGTCCGGTGCTGCGCTCACGCCGGCGGTGGCCTGTCGAAGCGGGTCCCCTGAGGCGTGCATAGAGCCGCGAGGATGGGCAACGCGACTGTGGATCCACGCCGCACTGCCGGCCGGTCCAGGCAACGGGCGGTCACGCCCGTTGCCTCGCGTACAAGACAGAAGAGGTAGGTGTTCGTGACCGAGGACCCCACGCAGAAGCATCCACGTCCCGAGTTCCCGGGGCAGGACCAGCAGCACCCGGGCTGGACGGGCCCGATGGACCCGCCTCCCGACCACGGTGAGACCTCGTACGAAGGCACCGGAATTCTCCGCGACCGCAAAGCGGTGGTGACAGGGGGCGACTCCGGCATCGGACGGGCCGTCGCGCTCGCATACGCCCGTGAGGGCGCCGACGTACTGTTCACCCACCTGCCCGAGGAGGAGAAGGACGCCCGGGAGACCGCCGCCCTGGTCGAGGAAGCGGGACGTACAGCCATCGCGGTGCCCTGCGACATCCGCGAGGAGGAGCAGTGCCGCCGGCTCGTGGAGCGAGCGGTCGCCGAGTTCGGCCGTATCGACATCCTCGTCAACAACGCCGCTTACCAGATGTCGCAGCCTGACGGCATTCAGGCCATCTCGACCGAGCAGTTCGACCGTGTCGTGCGGACGAACCTGTACGGCATGTTCTGGTTGAGCAAGATGTCGCTGCCGCACATGCCGTCGGGCGGCTGCATCATCAACTCCACCTCCGTGCAGGCGTACAAACCCAGCCCGCATCTGCTGGACTACGCGATGACCAAGGGAGCCATCGTCACGTTCACCCAGGGACTCGCGCAGATGACGATCGGCGACGGTATCCGGGTCAACGCCGTGGCCCCCGGCCCGGTGTGGACTCCGCTGATCCCGGCGACGATGCCGGACACCACCGAGTTCGGCAAGCAGGCCCCCATCGGCCGACCGGCTCAGCCGGCCGAGATGGCCCCCGCCTATGTCTTCCTGGCGTCACCGCAGGCGAGCTACATCACGGCAGAGATCCTGAACGCCACCGGCGGGACGCCACTGCCCTGACCAGCGGTGAAAGGCCGACACCGGCACCTGAGTGCGTCGAGGTGCCGCGGCCATTCGATGTCTGTCGAGTCGGCGGTAGGCCGTGAGGGCCGCTGCCGGGCTTACGGAGGCGAGACAGCGGTCGGCCTGGCGCTGGTAACGCCGGTTCCGCGGCGTCGCGCCGACCGGTGATGCACGCCTTCGTGGTCGGCGGACTGCTGCGCGCACTGCGCCGGCGGAAGACGGCAGCCGCCGACCACACCGGCACCACCCTGGGCGGAGAACTCGCGACGTCGCGGGCTGTTCGGACCTGACCCCAGGACGCGGATCGCGCCGGGTGTTCCAGAACGTGGACGCCTATTGGTGGAGGCCGCAGGCTGCTGTAAAAAGATGCCCATGATTCACGAGCCCTTGGTGCGACGCCTGGTCATCGACCTGTGCCGACGCCCGGCTGCGTGTTGTCGTTGAGCACGCGTCCCTGACGCTCCCTCCCTCCGGTCGGCGGGCTCTCCCCCTCCGTGAGGCTCTGCACCCTCCCCACGTGGCGCGGGTGTGTTCTCCCCGCCCCAGTTCCGCACCGAATCGCGCTCGTGCGAGGCCGTCCGAACGTGGTGGCTGACGTCAACCGCTCATGTTCCGGCGCCCGTTGGAGGCCGCCCCATGTCCACGACCCCACGTCTCTCACCGACTGATCCCGTCTCCCTCCCCGTACCCGGCAAGGCGCCGGCTTCGCGTCGTCCCCGCGTCGCGGCACGCGTGCGTCATGTCGCTCTGCCGCTCGGCTCACTCCTGCTGTTTCTGCTCCTGTGGCAGCTGCTGGCGGCGAGCGGAACCTGGAGCGAGACCCTGGTGCCGCCGCCGTCCAAGGTGTGGGACGCGTTCATCGACGTGTCCACGACGCACGACGGCACCCGCGGCTACAACGGCACCACCCTCATCGAACATCTGGGCATCAGCCTGCGGCGCATCGCGCTCGGGGCCGGTATGGGCATCGCCGCCGGAGTCGTCTTCGGGCTGCTGATGGGCACCGTCGGCTGGGTACGGTCGTTGTTCGAGCCCTGGATCACCTTCCTGCGGACGCTGCCGCCGCTGGCGTACTTCTCGCTCCTCATCATCTGGCTGGGCATCAACGAGGAGCCCAAGGTCACGCTGCTCGCCGTGGCGGCCTTTCCGCCGGTGGCGGTGTCCACCACCACGGCCGTGGCCGCCGTACCGAAGAGTCTGATCGAGGCGGCCCGCGCGCTCGGCGCATCGCGCTGGGACGTCGTCAGGGACGTCGTCGCCCCGTCCGCTCTGCCGGAGACGCTCACCGGCATCCGCCTGGCCGTCGGCGTGGCCTACTCCTCCCTCGTCGCCGCCGAGTTGGTCAACGGGCTGCCCGGCATCGGAGGCATGGTCAAGGACGCCGCGAACTACAACAACACCCCGGTCGTGCTCGTCGGCATCATCGCCATCGGCGTCTCCGGCCTGATCATCGACGGTCTGCTGCTACGGCTGGAACGTGTCGCCGTTCCGTGGCGTGGACGCGCGTAACAGCCGCAACCTCGACGCACACCTGTCCCCTTCCTGCACAGAAACGGCTTCGCCATGTCTCGTTCGGCTCCTCAAGGCCCGTCCCGGCGCCTGCTGCTCGCCGGCGCCCTCGCCGCAGTCTCCGCGGCCGTCACCGGCTGCTCCTCGGACAGCGAGGCAGCGTCCGGCGGCTCCAAACGGCTTCGCATCGGCTACTTCGCCTTCCCCAGCGGCGACTTGATCGTGAAGCACAACAAGCTGCTGGAGAAGGCCCTGCCGGACCACAAGATCACGTGGATCAAGTTCGACTCCGGTGCCAGCGTCAACCAGGCCTTCATCGGCAAGTCCCTGGACATCGCGGCCCTGGGGTCGAGTCCCTTCGCCCGGGGAGTGTCCGGAGCCTCGCCGATCCCGTACAAGGTCGCGTGGATCCTCGACGTGGCCGGCGAGAACGAGGCGCTCTTGGCGCGCAAGGACACCGGCATCACCGACGTCGCCGGACTCAAGGGCAGGACGATCGCCACGCCGTTCGCCTCCACCTCGCACTACAGCCTGCTGGCGGCGCTGGAGAAGGCGGGTCTGAAGTCCTCCGACGTCAAGCTCATCGATCTCCAGCCGCAACCGATCCTCGCCGCATGGGAGCGCGGGGACATCGACGCCGCCTACGTCTGGCTGCCCACCCTCGACGAACTGCGCAAGACCGGCACCCAGCTCACCAGCAGCAAGGAGATCGGCGCCGCCGGCAAGCCGACCCTGGATCTGGCCGTCGTGTCGGACGAACTGATCGCCAAGGACCCACAGGCGATCGACGCCTGGCGGAAGGTGCAGGCCGAGGCCCTTCGGCTGCTCAAGTCCGACCCCGAGGGATCGGTCGAGGCCGTCGCGGCCGAACTCGGCATCAAGGCCGCGGACGCCCAGGCGCAGCTCGCCCAAGGGGTGTTCCTCACCCCGGAAGAGGTCACCTCCGCCGACTGGCTCGGCACCGACGGCACCCCGGGCAAGTTGCTGACCTACGTCACCGACACCGCCGGATTCCTGGCCGACCAGAAGCAGATCGACGCCGCACCGTCCGAGGACGTCGTCCGCAAGGCGTTCTATCTCAAGGGGCTGCCCGATGTCCTCAAGTGAGGCCACCACGACTGTCGACAGCACGGACGACACCCGGCACGCCGGGTCCGTCCGGCTCGACCACGTCACCCACCAGTACGGCCGGGGCGGCGAGACCGTCACCGCTGTGGGACCCGTCGATCTGACCGTGCCCGCCGGTGAGTTCCTCGTCCTGGTGGGCGCCTCCGGCTGCGGGAAGAGCACCCTGTTGCGGCTGATCGCAGGATTCGAGCAACCCACCCATGGCTCGGTGCGGGTCTCCGGCACCTTGCCGCGGCCCGGCGAGGCGGCGGGTGTGGTCTTCCAGACGCCGCGGCTGTTCCCGTGGCGGACCGTGCGGGGCAACATCGACCTGGCGCTGCGGTACGCGGGCATCGACCGCGCCCAATGGCCCGAACGCCGTGCGGAATTGCTGGCGCGGGTCGGACTCGAAGGCACAGAGAAGCGACGCGTCTGGGAGATCTCCGGCGGCCAGCAGCAACGCGTCGCCATCGCCCGGGCGCTGGCAGCCGAGCATCCGCTGTTCCTGCTCGACGAACCGTTCGCGGCGTTGGACGCGCTGACCCGGGAACGGCTCCAGGAGGACGTCCGGCGCGTGACCGCGCAGACCGGGCGGACCACCGTCTTCGTGACGCACTCGGCGGACGAGGCGGTGTTCCTGGGCACGCGCATCGTCGTACTGACCAGGAGTCCCGGGACCGTCGCACTGGATCTGCCGATCAATCTGCCACGCGGCGACATCGATGCCGAAGAGGTGCGGGAGTCCCGCGAGTTCAACGAGCTGCGCGTGCAGGTCGCCCACGCCGTGAAGACGGCCGCCGCGGCTTGACCGCCGCACGGGCGCGACCGGCCCCACACCCACACCCAACCTGCGCCCACACCGGTACACAGACCTGCATCACGGCCCAAGGCCCCCTCCTCAGGAAGGACACCAGGTGAGCATCCTCAGCGTGCGGCCCGCGGTGGCACAGCTGCCGATCACCGAACTCGGCCCGCACTTCGGCGCGGAGATCCGTGGCCTCGACCTCGGCCGCCTCGACGACGACCAGGTCCTCGCGCTCCGCGAAGCACTCGTGCACTACAAGGTGCTCTTCGTCCGCGGCCAGGACGGCCTCGACGACGCCGCGCAGATCGAGTTCGGCAGACGTCTGGGCGAGGTCACCGTCGGGCACCCGATTCACGACTCCGGCGACGTGGCTCCCGAGGTGTACTCCCTGGACAGTCAGGACAACGGATTCGCCGACGTGTGGCACACGGACGTGACATTCGTACGACGGCCGCCGGCGATCTCCGTCCTGCGGGCCGTGGTGCTGCCTCCCACCGGCGGCGACACGAACTGGGCCGACAGTCAGCTCGCCTACGAGTCGCTTTCGCCGGGCCTGCGGACGTATCTCGACACGCTCACCGCCGTCCACGACGGCAGTCGCGAGTTCGGCTACTACCTGGCGCAGCGCAGGAAGGGCCGCGGCAATCTGTGGGAGGGCGAGGTGTTCGCCGACCTGACCCCTGTGGAGCATCCGGTGGTGCGGGTGCACCCGGAGAGCGGCCGCAAGGGCCTCTTTGTGAACCCGGGCTTCACCTCCCACATCGTCGGCGTCTCCGAGCACGAGAGCCGGGGCATCCTCGACATCCTCTACGCCCACCTCACCAAGCCCGAACACGTCGTCCGTCATCGCTGGCAGCCGGGGGACGTCGCCCTGTGGGACAACCGCAGCACGGCCCACTACGCCAACCGCGACTACGCGGACCAGCACCGCGTCATGCACCGCATCACCCTCCGCGGCGACACTCCCGTCGGCCCGTAGCCCCAGGGGCACGGGACCTTGGGAATCGGGGGCTGCTCGGGCCGGTTCAGGTCCCTCGCGGTCGTATCCGTACGCACCGTGCTGAGGGGCTTCCGATGCGCTTCGCACCGGGCTGCCTCACCTCCTGCCGGTGGCTCGACGGAATTCATGCGCTTGCAACGATCCAACCCGCAACCGACTGGTAGACATGGTCGTGTGAGAACTCCGGTGCTGTACCGCAGGTTGTATGTGGATCTGGCACGCGTCGACACGTCCACCTGTCGGCGCTCCTGACGTCGTCCTCACCCGTCCGGTGTGAGGCGACCCCCGCGCGTCATTCCTGTAGGGCAACACGGAGAGGGGAAGCCATGACCACCACTGTCGCGAGCTACGAGATACGGCGGGCCGGTCCGCGGTTCGGTGCGGAGGTGACCGGTATCGATCTGACGGCCGGTGTCGACGACCGGACCGCCGAGGACCTGCGCCACGCGTTCCGGGAGCACAAGGTGCTGGTGTTCCGCGGTCAGCACCTGACACCCGATCAACACGTCGAGGCCATCCGCATCTTCGCGGAGCCCTTCGACCACCCGACCGCGGTGAAGGACCCCGCCCATCCGCTGGTCTACCCGTACAACGTCCAGCAGACCGGCAAGGCCAGCACCTGGCACATCGGCGGGCTGTGGCGGCAGCCGGTCTTCGCCATCGAGTCCCTCACCTACGAGGTCGTCCCCGAGCTGGGCGGCCATACCCTGTGGGCCGATCTCCAGGCGGCCTACGACGACCTGTCCGAGCCGTTCAAGAAGCTGCTCGCGTCGGTCAACGCGGTCTACGACGCCAACGCGCAGAACTACGCCCAGGGCAGCAAACGTGTCGAGGTCGAGGAGACCGTAGAGCACCCGGTCGTGCTGGAACATCCCGAGACAGGCAGGAAGGGGTTGTTCATCAGCACCGCGGCGCGTGGTCTCACGGGTGTCACGGCGGCGGAGGGGAAGGTACTGCTCGAACACCTTCTCAGGCACGCCTCCTCGCCCGACTACACGATCCGCTTCGGCTGGAACGCCGGCGACTTCGTGCTCTGGGACAACCGGGCAACCTGGCACTACGCCGTGGACGACTACGGCGACGGCGCCCGAGTCTACCGCAAGGTCATCGGGGTGGAGCCGGTGCGGCAGCCCGCT
Protein-coding regions in this window:
- a CDS encoding dihydrofolate reductase family protein, with product MDQLLRVQNFTISSDGIAAGEDQSLERPFGHHIDPGKLFAWAGATASWPNRTEAGGSRGIDDYFTRDFSHNIGAEIMGRNKFGPQRGPWRDDEWRGWWGDEPPFHTPVFVMTHHKRPSFTLSDTTFHFVDGDPAAVLAQAREAAQGKDVRLGGGVTTIREFLDADLVDTMHVAVSPVKLEFGLRLWDSPEELLNRFHMEVVPSPSGVTHHLFWRK
- a CDS encoding DUF4246 domain-containing protein, with translation MTGLSAFPLPFRASRSISFATPRTLRELQMMQCSSHIRAKPGWFDKMRDADIVARWTQEAVAQGLTEAQVRYVLAELLHYAELRDGRTGIEVSAVDGVWQSDLLVDDKLRSRLREAVRVLEQVPEAEKDWHPGSGGQVLDLVHPSLFCLVRGVSVAPEEAWQNPTDRYSRYEFSEKFQWLPTDVDVSDDGDVTFRSYVNNVHPEAHRELASVLPDLFACVRPLLENVLTDLRHPRPLRIEADPFGWYDSEPEYPEKSSYSDDGAHAEALRAWEEAQDDWWENRSPVVPDAPAFTPPESPGESARVDLRGRRLQVIVKLATIHLTPDKPEYPGGSWHVEGMMNERIVSTCIYYWDSENITESRLSFRAALDDPNYEQNDDNGLREVYGLEDEDALNQMLGSASTPAGRCLAFPNILQHRVGSFRLTDPARPGHRKILAFFLVDPSEKIVSTSDVPPQQPWSDTSTMTLEQAKEHRDQLMQERKFFVDEHNDQLYEREFSLCEH
- a CDS encoding SDR family oxidoreductase gives rise to the protein MTEDPTQKHPRPEFPGQDQQHPGWTGPMDPPPDHGETSYEGTGILRDRKAVVTGGDSGIGRAVALAYAREGADVLFTHLPEEEKDARETAALVEEAGRTAIAVPCDIREEEQCRRLVERAVAEFGRIDILVNNAAYQMSQPDGIQAISTEQFDRVVRTNLYGMFWLSKMSLPHMPSGGCIINSTSVQAYKPSPHLLDYAMTKGAIVTFTQGLAQMTIGDGIRVNAVAPGPVWTPLIPATMPDTTEFGKQAPIGRPAQPAEMAPAYVFLASPQASYITAEILNATGGTPLP
- a CDS encoding ABC transporter permease codes for the protein MSTTPRLSPTDPVSLPVPGKAPASRRPRVAARVRHVALPLGSLLLFLLLWQLLAASGTWSETLVPPPSKVWDAFIDVSTTHDGTRGYNGTTLIEHLGISLRRIALGAGMGIAAGVVFGLLMGTVGWVRSLFEPWITFLRTLPPLAYFSLLIIWLGINEEPKVTLLAVAAFPPVAVSTTTAVAAVPKSLIEAARALGASRWDVVRDVVAPSALPETLTGIRLAVGVAYSSLVAAELVNGLPGIGGMVKDAANYNNTPVVLVGIIAIGVSGLIIDGLLLRLERVAVPWRGRA
- a CDS encoding taurine ABC transporter substrate-binding protein → MSRSAPQGPSRRLLLAGALAAVSAAVTGCSSDSEAASGGSKRLRIGYFAFPSGDLIVKHNKLLEKALPDHKITWIKFDSGASVNQAFIGKSLDIAALGSSPFARGVSGASPIPYKVAWILDVAGENEALLARKDTGITDVAGLKGRTIATPFASTSHYSLLAALEKAGLKSSDVKLIDLQPQPILAAWERGDIDAAYVWLPTLDELRKTGTQLTSSKEIGAAGKPTLDLAVVSDELIAKDPQAIDAWRKVQAEALRLLKSDPEGSVEAVAAELGIKAADAQAQLAQGVFLTPEEVTSADWLGTDGTPGKLLTYVTDTAGFLADQKQIDAAPSEDVVRKAFYLKGLPDVLK
- a CDS encoding ABC transporter ATP-binding protein, whose translation is MSSSEATTTVDSTDDTRHAGSVRLDHVTHQYGRGGETVTAVGPVDLTVPAGEFLVLVGASGCGKSTLLRLIAGFEQPTHGSVRVSGTLPRPGEAAGVVFQTPRLFPWRTVRGNIDLALRYAGIDRAQWPERRAELLARVGLEGTEKRRVWEISGGQQQRVAIARALAAEHPLFLLDEPFAALDALTRERLQEDVRRVTAQTGRTTVFVTHSADEAVFLGTRIVVLTRSPGTVALDLPINLPRGDIDAEEVRESREFNELRVQVAHAVKTAAAA
- a CDS encoding TauD/TfdA dioxygenase family protein gives rise to the protein MSILSVRPAVAQLPITELGPHFGAEIRGLDLGRLDDDQVLALREALVHYKVLFVRGQDGLDDAAQIEFGRRLGEVTVGHPIHDSGDVAPEVYSLDSQDNGFADVWHTDVTFVRRPPAISVLRAVVLPPTGGDTNWADSQLAYESLSPGLRTYLDTLTAVHDGSREFGYYLAQRRKGRGNLWEGEVFADLTPVEHPVVRVHPESGRKGLFVNPGFTSHIVGVSEHESRGILDILYAHLTKPEHVVRHRWQPGDVALWDNRSTAHYANRDYADQHRVMHRITLRGDTPVGP
- a CDS encoding TauD/TfdA dioxygenase family protein, which translates into the protein MTTTVASYEIRRAGPRFGAEVTGIDLTAGVDDRTAEDLRHAFREHKVLVFRGQHLTPDQHVEAIRIFAEPFDHPTAVKDPAHPLVYPYNVQQTGKASTWHIGGLWRQPVFAIESLTYEVVPELGGHTLWADLQAAYDDLSEPFKKLLASVNAVYDANAQNYAQGSKRVEVEETVEHPVVLEHPETGRKGLFISTAARGLTGVTAAEGKVLLEHLLRHASSPDYTIRFGWNAGDFVLWDNRATWHYAVDDYGDGARVYRKVIGVEPVRQPAV